From Triticum aestivum cultivar Chinese Spring chromosome 7B, IWGSC CS RefSeq v2.1, whole genome shotgun sequence:
GAAGCCGCCGACAGGTGAAGAGCAGGTGATCAATACTCTCACATTGCCTGCAAAGAGGACATGCGTCAGTAGTAGCTATAGATCTTTGGAAGCGACGTTCATTCGTGTAAACGCGATCCTTGTGTGCCAACCAGATGAACAATCGACATTTGTTAGGGGCGTATTATCATTATTATCACGCATGACAGTGCCTTCCCTCAAGAATGAGCTCTTCGGCCATGACAAGGTGGAGCTTCTTTGTGTTACCCAGTTTTACCGTCTTCCTCAAGAGAGAGCTTCTCAGCATTAATCTTGGTACTCGTCATCTTCTTGGCCTTGATTTCATCACAATCCTCGAATATGATAGTACAGTGTGTGGATGCATTAGGTCGTAACCAGTTCTCTGGAAGATAGGTGGTGACTCAAGTAGGATCAGATTCACATGTGATTGTATTTGGCCCATCTTGTATTTATTTATTGTATTTGACCCATCTTGTATTTGTTTAGCCCGAGCCCTTGCAATTGCTGCTCTTGTAATTTGTCCTAGCTGAGTTGATTGTGCAGCATTAAGTACATAATTTGGGATGTCCTCATCTGTGTCTCTCCCCTTGAGTTGATTCAAGTGAGAGTGAATGATGGCACATGTCTACTCAGCTCTTATATGGGCTATGACCAGGAGTCTTGAGAAATGACCATGTCGGCCCCCCTAGGGGAGATTGGACTGTAAGGGCAGTAGAGGTATATGTTCGTCTGCTAGTCCATGGTGGACTAGGGATGGTGGGTGGTTCATAGTCCATGGGGGACAAGCTCTCTCATCCCTGCCCATTGCAGGCTTCTTTCTTAGTGGGCCTCCCTCTTGACTTTGTCTTTTTTACCTTCCTCTCCATTTGACTTGTTTCCATGACTAGTTTCGTGGACTTATGTTGACCCCACTTGACTCAATCTGCCATGTAGATGCCACATAGGACTACCATATAGGGAATGCTCTTTTTTGCCTCGTTGACAGTGGATTCAAAAGTTTGGTTCTTCTGATGCACACATGTTCATATTCCCCTTGAGTTTATTTAGCTGCTCTTGCATTTCAAATCCAGTGTACAGGTCATGTTCCACCTAAACACCACTTACAAAATATGGTTTTGTCTTATAATTGAACAGTTCGTCTGAGAATATACTTGTTATCCAGGAATCAGAGATCCTGGAGCAGATAGACCGAGATGTGAAGCGAACACATCCAGACAAGTCGTTTTTTTCTGCCAAGTCTAACCAGGTTTTCTCACCCAGCTCTTAAGATGTTCCAACTGTTATCTGCTGTAGAAATATTAGTGTATCACTTAAGCTTTCCATTTATATCCCTTTCAGGAATCACTAAGGCGTATTCTCATTATATTTTCAAGATTATACCCTAGTGTAAGATATGTGCAAGGGTTGAATGAAGTTTTGGCACCTCTATTTTACGTATTGAAGAACGACCTTGACACAAGTAACTCGGTAATGTTCTTCTTCCACACCCAGGCTAAAGCTGTAAAGCAACCATCCTTTGTGTCTTCGGTTTCTACAGCAGTGGCAATGATGAAGAGTTACGTAGAACATTTTTCTCAATCTGGGTTAAGAAAATCTGCGTCGTATGGTGCTTCACAATTGTTCTATTTGATCAGTGCTTTCGCCTTCTAATACTGTTCATTAACTTGATTATCCCTCTATTGGAATTGCAGACTTCAGCTGAAGCAGACACTttcttttgctttgttgaattgATTAGTGGCTTTAAAAACAACTATTGTAAACATCTTGACAACAGCCGGGTGGGTATTCGGGCTACACTTTCAAAGTTATCTCAACTCTTAAAGAAACATGACGAAGAGCTATGGCGTCATATGGAGGTCATTACAAAGGTAGGTCATATTTAATATTAGATTTATGTTGGCAAGTAATACAACACTGATTTATATACTGTCTGGAAAATCAAGTGTATAATGCTGATGAAGCGCACCTGCAGCTGCACCGGGGAAACATCTGTCATGTTATGCTCTAATTTTTACATCAGTAGTTAAATCTAGATGTTTCACTGTGCACCATATCTTTATCCATGTTTTGTGTTCCGCGACTTGTTCTCAGTAAAACACTACAAGTATTCCCATTTTTTTCTTGAATACGCAGGTGAGCTGCGTATCATTGCATTAAGAAGAAATGTACATAGAGTACACATCTCTGCTACACCTAACCGTTGGACATGTTGCCTTTTAGTTGGCCAACATTCTGCGCCATGCAATATCACAGGTCGAATCGCCGTCCTATAGAACCTGCCTTTTAGAAAATTAATGATAGTTTTAATCTTGAGTCTAAAACTTAACAAAAACAAAGAGATTGTTATGGTATTTAGCAAACAGACGAATACACATATATTCTATGACTTACTCCCATTGAAACAAAAACAGCATCACAAACAAAGCTAATCATAATTATAATTCAGTCAATGGTTGAAACTATGAAAAGCATTAATAATAATAACTAATACAAGATAAGTTAATAATTTGAAACTGCACTGGTGTTTATATATGGACATTTTATGCTGGTTTAGGAGCTTTTTGAGTTCATAGAGGTGTGGTGGTGTGAATAGCACACCAGAAGTTCATGAAGCATAAGATCTACTGTTGTTGCGTGGTCTAGATGTGCGTAGTATGACTGTTTCAACAAAAAATAAGAAGATGAGCTAATGCTAGGCTTGAAAATGAGCTAATAATCTTAAGCTGCACAGGCCTCCATATGGACATATTATCGCGGGGACATAGATTTTTTTCTTTGAAATATAAAGATCTACTATTCCTTTGTTGTTTAAGTGTTAACTTGAATTGGCTATAACTTTTCTCTAGTATGTCACCATCTTCATTTTTGATATAATTTGTTATCAACAATTGAATGTTGAAATTACAGGTGTACCCGCAATACTATGCATTTAGATGGATTACATTACTGTTGACAATGGAGTTCAGCTTCAATGTGTGTATTCACATCTGGGATGCCATGTTGGGCGATCCCGAAGGTTCTCCGGTATGTGGCCTCGTGAATAAACCTCCAAGCAAGATGCGTGGTCTTTCTAATGCCTCGTATGTTCTTGTACAGGACACCTTGCTGAGGATATGCTGTGCTATGCTCATCCTTGTCCGGAAGCGGCTCCTGGTTGGAGATTTCACCGCCAATATCCAGCTGCTGCAGCACTACCCGCAAACTAACATAGATCACCTCCTCCACATCGCTAACAGATTGAGAGGAACCATGCCCAGCTAGTGATTGGGATGCCATCTTGTCGGTGTGGTGTTCATCCGGGCACTACTACATGTATGTACATTGACCCTGTCCATGAGGTGTATCATGACATCATTGCCAAGTTTCATCTTCTCTTCATTTATGTTCACTTTAAATTCAAAAACTGAAAACTCCGAGTACGTACGTATTTGAGTTTTCTGTGTGTGTTTACAGAGTTATGTGGTGGGGGCACTAGATTTTGTTTACTAAATATAATGGCAAGAAAAAAGCACAGGAGTGGTGGGCCCTACAAGATATGCGCCACTAGTAACTATCACCATCACCAGTGTCGCACTTTCCTCCTTGGCTTGGATCTTAGACATGGGGCGGGCCTGGCCTGACGGTGCAATGTTTGGCAACTCGAACGAGCCGATGCAAACGGACACGGACGTGGATTTTGTTTGTTTGGGTCGGCGTTTCGGGTGGCGTCCGCCCTGTCCATGTTTGGGTGGTCGCCCAGTGCGCCAAAGTAGTTTCTTTCATGTGGCTATATTTTTGCACCTTTTGCATACATACCAAAAACATTGCTGAAAGTTCACATAATTCAACCGAATACAAATATCATAGTTCTACAACCAAATAAAATGCCATAATTTACAGACCAAATGAAATTTAATTAGTCACAAATACATTTGAAAGAAAAGAGTGATATATCTATTGGTTGCCTAGGTGAGACTACATATGCTTGACCAAATCATCTTGTAGTTGAATGTGAGTTGCTCAATCACATATTTTGTTGAAATTGGTAAATTGTGCAAACGTTTTGCTCCTCCATGCTTAGGcataatatttttatcctgaaattgaAACCCCTGATTGAAGAATACGTTCCTGTGTTCAACCTCTACgatcatattatgcatgatcatGCAAGTAGTCATCATGTACCACAACTTCTTGGTGCTCAAGTTTTACCAGAATACCGagcgatgccccatcgagattgaaaaataccaaaaacatgCTCCACATCATTTCTAACACTCTTTTGTGCTTGGACAAATCTGTGCCTCTTCTCTTATATCAGGTCGAGGATTATCTTCACAAGAGTAGTCCATCGAGGATAGACTAAgtagtatcctttgttgtagtGGTGGCATTGATCTCAACATTGTCCTCTAGGAAGTTGTCTTCTGCAAGCCTTTCGAACACCAAAGAATGCttaagcacgttgatgtcattgtgatggctggccatgccgaagaaagagtgccaaatccagagatcTTGTGAAACCATAtcctcaagtatgacagtgcaaaCTTCCACATGACCCCTATATTGCCCCTGCCAAGCAGATTGACATTTCTTTCActtccagtgcatacaatctatgctaccAAGTATCCCCAAAAAGTCCTATCGGCATTGATCGCCAACAAGCGGGTTGTATCTGCAGCAGTTGGCTCTCTAAAGTACTTCGGGTCAAACATTGCTACACAGCCTTGCAGAACCTATACATGGATTCTAGGCACGTGGACTCACTCATGCAGACATACTCATCAATAAGATCATCAAGTATTTCGTATGCAAGCATCAGAATAGCTGCACTGCATTTatgataagaggagaagccaaccTTTCCCAGGGCATCCTCCTTGCTTATGAAATAATCATCGTAGGCCACCACCCCCTCTTGAATATGATTGAACATATGT
This genomic window contains:
- the LOC123155930 gene encoding TBC1 domain family member 13 isoform X1 — its product is MTREAMRKKAKAVPEWLNSPLWSTPPLASTLADPFGTDFSPPPAPSPEPSPSVPPPPMREQAVDSHAGREGETREEDSAGAALRAHLLADFKAALSKKVVNMGELRRLACLGVPDGGGTDVRPLVWKLLLGYLPTERSLWPYELEKKRSQYSAYKDEFLLNPSEKLCRIEESKLSRKKELTGERNGLLPRSEVTNEEHPLSFGKSSLWNQYFQESEILEQIDRDVKRTHPDKSFFSAKSNQESLRRILIIFSRLYPSVRYVQGLNEVLAPLFYVLKNDLDTSNSTSAEADTFFCFVELISGFKNNYCKHLDNSRVGIRATLSKLSQLLKKHDEELWRHMEVITKVYPQYYAFRWITLLLTMEFSFNVCIHIWDAMLGDPEGSPDTLLRICCAMLILVRKRLLVGDFTANIQLLQHYPQTNIDHLLHIANRLRGTMPS
- the LOC123155930 gene encoding TBC1 domain family member 13 isoform X2, translating into MTREAMRKKAKAVPEWLNSPLWSTPPLASTLADPFGTDFSPPPAPSPEPSPSVPPPPMREQAVDSHAGREGETREEDSAGAALRAHLLADFKAALSKKVVNMGELRRLACLGVPDGGGTDVRPLVWKSEKLCRIEESKLSRKKELTGERNGLLPRSEVTNEEHPLSFGKSSLWNQYFQESEILEQIDRDVKRTHPDKSFFSAKSNQESLRRILIIFSRLYPSVRYVQGLNEVLAPLFYVLKNDLDTSNSTSAEADTFFCFVELISGFKNNYCKHLDNSRVGIRATLSKLSQLLKKHDEELWRHMEVITKVYPQYYAFRWITLLLTMEFSFNVCIHIWDAMLGDPEGSPDTLLRICCAMLILVRKRLLVGDFTANIQLLQHYPQTNIDHLLHIANRLRGTMPS